The genomic window CCCAATTGCTGGATGATCAAAAGTAATCTCAAAATCATAAACAATTCTATCCGATGGTTTTAAACAAACTCTTTTGCCCTCAGGAGTTGTAACTTCAACCATTTTTTTGATTTTAATTGCTTTTTTTGATTTATCAAGCTCTTTTATTCCAGCTTCTTCAATTAACATACAATATCCAGCAGAACTTCCATCAAGAACAGGAACTTCATCATTATCAATTACTATTCTTAGATTATCAATTCCATAAGCATAAATTGCAGATAAAAGATGTTCAATTGTTGAAATAACAACTCCATCCTTACCAATTACTGTTGCCATTTTTGTGTCAACAACATACTCTTTTTTAAGTGGAATAGTAACTCCTGCATCAACTCTATAAAAAACTATTCCCATATCACTTTCTAATGGTTCAAGTCTCATTTTTACAGGGACACCTTTATGCAATCCTATTCCTACTATTTCCGTACTTTTTGCTATTGTTCTTTGTTTCATTTAGTATTTATCACTTTCACAGCATCATTTATTGTTTTAGTAACATTTGTACTTATCCAATCTTTTGTTTGCCATTCATTAGGGTTTACTTCTATTCCTTGAACTAAGACACCAAAGTGTAAATGATCACCAAATACAGCCCCAGTTGATCCAGTATTTCCAATTTGTTGTCCAGCTTTTACTTCATCATTTAATTCAACATTTGCACTACTTGTATGGGCATAAAGTGTTGCTAATCCGATACCATGATCTATAATAATAGAATTTCCATAAATTCCTAAATAATCTTTAAATATTACTTTTCCATCATTATATGTTTTAATTGGAGCTCTTTTTACACTTGCCCAATCCATTCCTAAATGCCACTCTTCATCAACTTTTTGATCATTGTAAAAATAACTTCTTCTTTCTCCATAACCCGCAACTGTTGCTGAATTTTCTAATCTTAAAAATGTTTTTAAATCATATGATGTAACTAAGTTATTAGAGAAATTTTTTCTTGTAACATCTCTAATTGTTTTAATATTCTTTTCTCTAACTTCTTTATTAGTTTTTAGGAATATATCCACAGGATCAGTTGGAATATTTACATCACTTTTTTCTAATACTTGTTTTGCTACATTTTGAATAAAATCATCTGATACTTTTATATCATCATCTTTTTCTTGAAAACTTTTAATATAAAAAGGAACTTTAGCAACACTTTTATTACCAGCCATATCAACTGCTACTAAATTTACTCTACTAAATTCTTTTATTTTTACTGGCCATGTAATAATTGCTATATAGTAATTCTTTTTATAAAAAGGGAATAGTTCAAATAATTCTTCATCATTAAACGAGATGTAATAATCTTTTAAATTTTCATCTGAAACTTCTACAATTACAACACCACTTCCACCTTGTCTTAATAAATATGAATTTGCAATTACATTTGCAACTGGACTTTTTTTATCAATAATTACTTTTGATGTTGTTACGCTTTGATTTCCTCTAAAGAAATTCCATTTACTTACATCATAAACATCAATTTTAATATTTCCATCTTTTGGTTTTTGCATTTCATTAAAAGAAGGAGGTAATATCTCTAATTCAATTAAACCTTTTTCACTTTTAGTAACTTTTGTCTCTAATTTTGTTTGTTTTTGTCCATCATCATAAATGATATCATATGATTTTATATCATTATTATCTGTGATCTCAACTTTTATTGGTTTTTGTAAATTCCAATAAATCTCTTTATCTATTGATATTTTGGGAGCAACTCTTTCAAAAGTTGGAGATAAAAATAAAAAGGCTATTAAGGCCATAACTAATATAAGAAGGATTATAAAAATCCAAAATACTTTTCCGTTTTTATTATTTGTAAATTTCAAAAATTTCCTTTAATACAATTTCTTTCGCTTTATTAACATCTAATATTTCTAATGTACAACCAGATGCATTAAAATGTCCACCACCACCAAATTTCATGGCTACAGTAGAAACATCAATTTGTCCCTTTGATCGCAAAGATACTCTTGAGACTCCATTAACTACTCTTACAAATATTGCAATTTTTACAATTGCCATACTCATAATCATATCTAGGGCATCTTCACAATCCCTATTATGAGCGCCCGTTTGTTTAAACCATTCTTCCATAGCAATAATAGAAGCAACTTCTCCATCTTTAAATAATTCTAAACTATCCAAAACTTTCGGAATAATTCTATATTTTGCCAAAGAATCTCTTCGTAAAAGTTTATTTGCAATTCCAGAAGGGCTTGCACCACACTCTACTAAAAAGTTAACCTTTTCAAAAGTCATTTCATCGCATCTTCCTAAAGAAAAAGCTAATGTGTCATCATAAATGCCAACATAAAGTGCAGTCGCAGAATCTTTTGTTATATATAAACCATTATGCTTAAAAAATTCAAAAACTAATTCAGCAGTTGAACTTTTCTGAGAATCAACAATATTAACAACCCCAAAACTATTATTTGATTTATGATGATCAAAATTTATAAGTGGAATTGATGGATCAAGTTCAAACCCTAATCTTTTATAAGTTCCACAATCAACACTTATAGCTAAATCAAAAAAAGCTGGTAATTGATCTGTGATTTTTTCAAATCTTGGTATAAAATCAAGATTTTGAGGTAAATCTGAACTTATATTAAATACTTTATGTTTTATTTTATTTTCATGGAACAGATTTGACAAAGCTAAAGCTGAACCTATAGAATCTGGATCTGGATTTACATGAGTAATTATTAATATATATCTACTTTTTTCAATAAGCTCTAATGCTTTTGTATACTCAGACATATCAACTTTATTACTAATTATAAAATCTTTTTTCAAATCAAATCCTAATCAAACTTCATAGAGAAATCAAGCCAAGTTGCTTGGTGAATTATACTTCCACTACTAATTGCATCAACACCAGTTGAAGCATAGTTTCTAATAGTTTCTAAATTTATATTTCCACTTGCTTCCAATAAAATATGTGGATAATTTTCATTTCTAAAAACTACAACCTCTTTTATTTGCTCTATAGTCATATTATCACACATAATAATATCAGCACCAGCATGCATTGCTTCTTTTACTTGGTCTAAAGTTTCACACTCTATTTCGATTTTTGTAACCCAAGAAATTCTTTTTCTTGCTTTTTTTACAAACTCTTCAAGATTATCAATAGTTCTTAAGTGTGTATCTTTTAACATTAAACAATCATCAAGTCCAAGTCTATGATTTATCGCACCACCAACTCTTGAGGCATATTTTTCAAAATCTCTAAGTTGTGGTCTTGTTTTTCTAGTATCTAGTAAAACTACACCTGTTCCTTCCATAAGCTTTGCATATTTATTTGCCATAGTTGCAATTCCAGATGCATGTTGAAGCATATTTAAAAAAGTTCGCTCAGAAGACAATAAGATTGAGGCTTTCCCCTCAAGTTCAGCAATCACATCTCCAGCTTTTATCTCATCACCATCATTTTTCAAAAATTTACAATCAAATTTCTCAGTTCTTGCTAATACTTTTGCATATTGAACACCTGCTAAAATACCATCAGATTTACAAATAGCACGTGCAGTAAATCGTCCTTTTGGAGCAACATCGAAGAATAAATCTCCTCTACCATTATCTTCAATAATGGCATTTTTAACAA from Arcobacter venerupis includes these protein-coding regions:
- the lpxC gene encoding UDP-3-O-acyl-N-acetylglucosamine deacetylase is translated as MKQRTIAKSTEIVGIGLHKGVPVKMRLEPLESDMGIVFYRVDAGVTIPLKKEYVVDTKMATVIGKDGVVISTIEHLLSAIYAYGIDNLRIVIDNDEVPVLDGSSAGYCMLIEEAGIKELDKSKKAIKIKKMVEVTTPEGKRVCLKPSDRIVYDFEITFDHPAIGKQKFHFDYSISEYKENISRARTFGFLHEVQYLRSIGLAQGGSMENAIVLDQTKVLNPEGLRFEDEFVRHKILDAIGDMALLEYTMVGEYDAIAGSHHLNHLLTKKLFESADNYEIIDLEEASSEAVVFEMAYANADS
- a CDS encoding M23 family metallopeptidase, translated to MKFTNNKNGKVFWIFIILLILVMALIAFLFLSPTFERVAPKISIDKEIYWNLQKPIKVEITDNNDIKSYDIIYDDGQKQTKLETKVTKSEKGLIELEILPPSFNEMQKPKDGNIKIDVYDVSKWNFFRGNQSVTTSKVIIDKKSPVANVIANSYLLRQGGSGVVIVEVSDENLKDYYISFNDEELFELFPFYKKNYYIAIITWPVKIKEFSRVNLVAVDMAGNKSVAKVPFYIKSFQEKDDDIKVSDDFIQNVAKQVLEKSDVNIPTDPVDIFLKTNKEVREKNIKTIRDVTRKNFSNNLVTSYDLKTFLRLENSATVAGYGERRSYFYNDQKVDEEWHLGMDWASVKRAPIKTYNDGKVIFKDYLGIYGNSIIIDHGIGLATLYAHTSSANVELNDEVKAGQQIGNTGSTGAVFGDHLHFGVLVQGIEVNPNEWQTKDWISTNVTKTINDAVKVINTK
- a CDS encoding DHH family phosphoesterase; protein product: MKKDFIISNKVDMSEYTKALELIEKSRYILIITHVNPDPDSIGSALALSNLFHENKIKHKVFNISSDLPQNLDFIPRFEKITDQLPAFFDLAISVDCGTYKRLGFELDPSIPLINFDHHKSNNSFGVVNIVDSQKSSTAELVFEFFKHNGLYITKDSATALYVGIYDDTLAFSLGRCDEMTFEKVNFLVECGASPSGIANKLLRRDSLAKYRIIPKVLDSLELFKDGEVASIIAMEEWFKQTGAHNRDCEDALDMIMSMAIVKIAIFVRVVNGVSRVSLRSKGQIDVSTVAMKFGGGGHFNASGCTLEILDVNKAKEIVLKEIFEIYK
- the nadC gene encoding carboxylating nicotinate-nucleotide diphosphorylase, which encodes MINIKKFVKNAIIEDNGRGDLFFDVAPKGRFTARAICKSDGILAGVQYAKVLARTEKFDCKFLKNDGDEIKAGDVIAELEGKASILLSSERTFLNMLQHASGIATMANKYAKLMEGTGVVLLDTRKTRPQLRDFEKYASRVGGAINHRLGLDDCLMLKDTHLRTIDNLEEFVKKARKRISWVTKIEIECETLDQVKEAMHAGADIIMCDNMTIEQIKEVVVFRNENYPHILLEASGNINLETIRNYASTGVDAISSGSIIHQATWLDFSMKFD